Genomic window (Poecile atricapillus isolate bPoeAtr1 chromosome 10, bPoeAtr1.hap1, whole genome shotgun sequence):
ACAAGGACCCAGCACGCTCTGGGCAGCTTTTGCAGTGATAAATAATGGATTCTCCCCTAGCCAGGCTCCAGTTCTCAGGCTTTTATCTCCCCTCCTGCCATATGTTGTTCCAGGGATCCCTGCTAACCCTGTGACATTTTCATCTGTCCCCAGACTCCACTGTATGGCAACATGCCACATGTCAGGAATTCCCACCTCGGCTTGTTCCAGCGGAGCAGGAGCGCAGTGggaagctctgctgctgcatccATTCAGTTTATATTAAATACTCTTGagctgctgttaaaaaaaaaacagccccaaatttGGCATCCCttcagccaggagcagggctggcagctctgggatAATCACTGACCTGTCAATTAGCTTGCCCTGCAGGATGGCAGGTAAAAGGTCGATGCCATCAATCTGTCTGTCACTGGGAGGCGGCAGATTCGCCAGGGAGAGGCTGGTGCTGAACAGATCCATCACACTGCCCAGCTGATGGCTGAcctgcaacaaaaaaaaaatcaacagaaacaCTTTTCCAAAGAGCCCTTCAGGAAAATCTATATGGAAACGGGTTCCCTCCAAAGCTCCCTGAAAGCTCTCCCTTTACACTGCTGCAGTCACCAGCAAACTCCTCTGAAAACAAGAAGGCAAAGGAAATCATCCCTATTTCTCTGCCTCCAGGGAGAATTTGcattttgattctttttttttttcccattttcctctccctctcctcacTCCTGTGTATCCCTTTTCCAGGAGTGTGTTGTCACAGGGCTCAACTTAATTTAGCAAATTCCAGCTCATTTGTGGATTGAAAAATCAGCACTTAcaccaaggggaaaaaaagtccttgatttgtttcccttctccaggtcaTCTCTGGAGTCCAGAATACCCTGAGAGAGTTCCCAGAAAGCACAGGGATAGATGGATAATAACAAAAAGAGCCTGATGACTTCATCTGCAAACCATTTCCAACAATTCAAGAACTATAAAGTTGTGGTATTTTTAGTCCATATTTTAAtaagggagaaaaacatctggATTTGGCTTCAATGGAGATGTGcaagggttgtttttttttttttcccctttttccttacTTGGAAGCCATACTCATCTCTCTGctcttaattatttatattttaaaacccTACAAAGTCTGTTCTGCCTGATTGTTTCTGAGTCTTTGCTCCCTCCCTGATTGTGGGAGCTGTTGTAGGGTATTTAATTAGTCAGTGACACACTCAATTAAAGCAGATGCTGCCAGCTCAGGAGCACCAGGATGCACCAGCATAAGATGTGACAGGGAAAGAGCATTTTCAGCCACAGCACTTGTTGGGAAACAAGAAACCATTGGATACAACCTCACAGCTGTGAGTACCAAAGCACTTTCTGACTACAATCCAAGTCCAGTCCCAACAGAACAATGCATGAACTATCAAAGACTTTTTACCTCTGATTCCTTCTACTCACAAACAGACCCCCGGCCTCTAAGCTGacacaaattatttaaatgcaaCAAATGATGACATGATAAATGAATTTTTGTGAGATGCTGGctcaaaaaataaaggaaaaaaaaaaagggatacTAAACCTTGTATTAGGAGGCTGGGCTGAACAAAGTGAATACAAAGGaagaattaagaaattaaaaaaagaactgGAGAAAGCAACATGCAGGGGCCTAATTACAAGTTTAACATTACAATATCACATTACTTGATTACAGTAATTTCAATCTTTAATGGCTTTCATTCATCAGGAGGTGTTGGCAGGAACACATCTTATTAAAGCTGCATGCAAGAATCCTGCCACAATTCCTTGGGAGGAAACAAAGTGCAAAGCTTGAAACACAAGGAGAAACCTGGCTGTGGAAATCCTTGGGAAAGCAGCTGGATCAGCTGACCAAGACCAAGAGGCCCTTGAGTTCAGGATTTATCCATGGCCACTGCCTGGGAAAGGTCCTgctcagcctggccctgggagcagggaaaaagggagatgcttcccagagaagctgtggcttccccagctctggaagtgctcaaggccagcttggatgggatttggagaacatttattccttattttaGAGCAGCCTATTCTTCTCCTTAAAATGATTTTaatcatccagtcccacctcCTGGCCCAGATCACAGGATGGTGTCCAGGCACTTCTGGGATGTCTCCTAAggaacctccacactccctCTGGGCACAGAGGAAAGAAGCTCTGCCTCATGTCCAGCTGGAACTTCCTGGGATCAGTTCCTGcccatccctcctgtgccaCAACTgggccctgggagcagagcccgggtcctgctctgtgcctgtccctgcacaAGGACGTGGCTGAGGTCCCTCTGTTCCTGCACAAGGACATGGCTGaggtccctctgtccctgcacaaGGACATGGCTGaggtccctctgtccctgcacaaGGACATGGCTGaggtcccctctgtccctgtccctgcacaagGACATGGCTGAGGTCCCTCTGagccctgtccccccaggctgggcagctgcagctccccagggctgaaGTTCAGGCCATGAGCAGCCCCTGCTGAGCTCCTCCCTGGGCTCATtcccacctgcagagctccagaaggagcagctccaacccctcctgctccccccacCCGCTGCAGGAGCCAGCCCCTGGCTGAGCCCTTTTGTAATCAGAGCTCTCACAATTTCTCCATCTAATCCAAAAGTCACTTTTCCTGTTGTGGCTCCGTCCCAGCGCCTCAATCTTTTGATAAGAGGCAATCACTGACCCTGGGCTCGTGCCTTTAATGTCACCTCATTTATCCAGAGCGTGGGGACAATCCTGGGGAGCCACCACGCTCCCCTTGTCCTGGCCCTTATTAACCAGCACCAGATGTAGATGACTCTCTTTAATCATCCAATTACGTTTCTGGTCTCAGACAACATTTTTGCCGTGAAGCAGAGAAAACTTCTTAAGGAAATTAAATGCCCATGCCACAGCCACTTGGATTTatctgtgctctgcagcaccacactgaagaaggaaaaagggaaaaaaaaaaaaaaaggttaatatttatataaaactttgaagtattttcagagaaaaaataaaaaaaattaccatttttctCCTGTCAACAGGGCTCTTTCATTCTAGTTGCCtttcccttttatttatttcttttttttttttttttttttcaagaaaagaaaaagaaaaatccagagAGGGCAACAGcccagagaaaataaataatatataaacgGAGGGAGATCAGATATTGCTGTATCAGTGAGGAACAGCCGGTATTACGCACGTAAGGacggatttttttccccctccttccctcccttctttttaATAAACTCTCAGTATCCACACAACGtctttaagaaaatgaaatccTTTTGCTGTGGGCCACGGCGCTGGAAGAAATAGTCCCCAGCGCTGTTATCAGCGCTTTCAAGCTTTAACTCTGAATCAAAGGCGACAATTAATAAAGTCGCCCCCGCCAGGAATGGAAAGGAGGAAAGCTAAATATTTGAAACTGGGTGAACAAATGTCAGggtgtttttaaataaaatccttttACAGTTATCACAGCGAGCAGACCTGATATCCCTGTCTAATTCAATTTCAATTTGCGCCCCATGGGAGATAGGGAAGAAAAGGTTGCAATGCTGTCTTTGGGTTGATATgttcttttctccttcaggaaGCAGGCACGagagaggaaggggaggagggtgaggggagagaggaggaggattCAAATACCAATagaatatgatttttttttttccagctggatcCTTCCAGAAGGCAGATGTGATGTGGGGAATGTTGAAACGCTGATTTGTTGTGAATTCACCTGGAAAACGGAGCCGAGGAGGGAAGTGCAGCGAGGCTGTTTGTGTGGGAATAAATATTCCTGGTGGGGGAGTAGAACTCACTGAGTGTTGATGCCAAGAGCAACACACACTCCTGAGGCATCTTTCCCCTCCAAAAACCTGCAAACCAGCCAACTGCACCAATTATCCCGAGCTCCATGGAGAGCCTGGCAGGTGctcccaccctgtccccctCACTCCTTGTTTAGATCAAGATGCTCCTTTATTCCAGTACATTAATGTGCTCTTTAATAAAAACAACCCCCCCCCAGCCTTATGTATCGATAAAATTATTAACAAACTGCCAGgaagaatcatggaatggtttgggttggaagggacctgaaagctGATCcagttccatgggcagggacaccttccactatcccagcttgttccaagctccatccaagctggccttgggcactgccagggatccagggacagacacagctgctctgggcacctgtgccagggcctgtccaccctcagagggaagaattccttcccaatatcccacctaaccctgccctctggcagtgggcaGCCATTTCCCCTTCTCCTGGCACTATCTGTCCATATAAAAAgtccttttctctgcttttcccaaggCATTGGAAGGCTGCAATGAGTTCTCCTTGGAGCATTCCCATCAGGAGACAGAGCTTTCCACACAACAACTGGATCTCACTGGCTAGAGATGCAAACTCTGTTTTCCTGGCTGCACTTGTTCCACCTGAAACAGCTCCTGGCCCTTCCCGTGCTCCTCAAATTGAAAGAAACAaccactgccctgggagcaAACCCAGCATGGGAAGGACTTGACCCTTCAGCTTTGTGCTGGAGTTCAGATCTCCCAAGCCTTTGTTTCCTTCAGCTCCTGAAAAGGAGCAACAAGAGAATTTGAAGCAGCTTTCCCACATTTTACAGCTACTTGGAGTGCACAGGACGGGGATGAGCAGTTAAAACTCCTCCAGAGGATGGTGAAGCTACAGCaaggtacagaaaaaaaaaaaaaaagccaaaaatgtaGTGGTGGACACAAGTCTCTCACCTGTGGTCAGGGCTGCTGagggagcagtgctggagccTCGAAGGCAAGAACACAAGCAGAAAACACAGGTGAGTTTCTATCACAGttactgagcagcagcagcagcagcagcagataaGGAGGATTTGAAGTTCAGCATGTGCTTAAGGGTGATACTGGCATGGTGGAGGAGGGATTTTGGGTGCATCTCAAAATCTgggagctccaggcacagctcagctgccCAGCCCACCgtgcacacacagctctgcacagcaaATGCCTCTTCCAAGGAATTCAAGCAGCAGCTCACAAAAACTACCTGGGAGAGGGGTCCCAGCCAGGCAGAAAAGAAGCAGGCACAAGgatttctctctcctcctgTTCTTAATTATCCTCAGAGTTACTACAatggaaagaatttttaaatttgggCATTTTCTTGTCCCCATTTATAATGCATGTTTACTTTTAGCACATTATTTAGTTTGGACCCAGCAAACAAAACACTCAGCTGCAGTTTCATGTTCTCCTTTGCTAGCCCAGGGCTGTTGTACTTGGCTTGCAAAAGCTTTATGgaaatgtttaaatttaaacaaaaagactgttttcatttcaaattagaaaaataataaaccatCCTTGGTAGGTTTGGTGAACTCTCGAAAAATAATGAAACCAAACCACCCTCCTGCCCTCAGCTGCAGATCTGAGCTGCCTCATGGTCCCTCCTAAATGTAAATGATAAATTATCATTAGCCTGCCTCAATTAAACCACCCCAATGGAATGCAACTTCcacaaatgttttatttatgacCAGTTTGCAGGCTGGAGCACAGTGCCCAGTTAATGAAGGATCACTTTCTGCAGGGCTCAGAGATGCTCACCAGggggagggggctgtgctgtccctgtgatCCCACAGCAGGATTGATTGCATCCTTCTGTAATGAGAGCTGGGACaaggggggctggcagtgccactgGGGGGTTATTTTGAAGTGATCATATCTGCATTTGTGtgcaggcagcacagagcaATAATGTGGTGTCTAAACCTCCCTGAGTGGAACTTCCATCAAGCACCAAAGTGAGAGATGTGAGGGTCAAACCACCCGGTACCTCAGAGCACGGAGAGTGTGGGGAACAAATTCCTGCTCTTCACACACCAATTTGTTCCAACACATGAAAAATATCGAGGTCCAAAAGAGTAAAGGGTTTAAAAAGATCAGAAAGACAAGAGCAGACCCTGGCTGCTCACAGCAAAGTTGAGCACAGACCCTCTAAATGCAAATTTGGAATAAAACGGCACCATTatctggggcagcagcagctccttatTCACACAAACACCTGGACTTGGGGCACAGTAAAAGTGTGAAGCAAAACCCCCTGAGCCCAGCAAGGAGCTCTGCACTCCCTGCAgacccccagggctgtgtgaaGTGCCCAAGGCACAGACTCACCCCTCCTGCAGGGATGTGGCCAGGCCACCAGGCGATGGCCGGCTCCCTCATGCCACCCTCGAAGGTGGTTTGTTTGCCACACAGGAAAGGCCCATTGCTTCCTCCTAGGGACAGAAAAGAAGCTTTAAAACCACACAAAACACCAGCATTTCAAAAAGACACTGTCACCCAGGCTGCTTTGAAATGAATTCTCATTTCTGCATGGTTGCTTTTTCAAACAACACAGCcagagttgggttttttgtcaTTATTTCCTTGTTTGctgtgttgtggttttgttgtgttttttttttttcaatatccATTTGTGATGAAATTTTAGGAGTGTCTTTTAAGCACATGGAGAAAGTGACAGATAAGCACACCTTGCCATCAACaaccaaattaaaaacaaaccccaaacaaacaggaAATACCTCACTGGTGTTTGCCTTCTCTCTAAGGGTGTTAACTGCTGTCTGTAACCAAAGGAAATCTGATGCTTTCAGGCAGAAATAGTGTTTTTTCATtatgattttaaattttacagtACCAGAATATTAGATGAAGGTATAAGAGTGCATTCCCTGAATGCAGGTCACTCTCAGAGATGGCCAAGGCTCTGCAGGAATATCTGGAGTTTCAACCCAACCTTGGAGCTCAGCTGGCCAAGGAACAACCAGGGAGGTCTCATAACTGATTCCAGGTCACACAAAGTCAAAGGCAgtggctgagctgaaatcagAACTGAGGTTACTCCCTGCTCTGTGGTTCAATAACCACAAGCCAAGCCTGGCTCCAAAGAGAAGAGAGCAGGTTCTAAAATCAATTTGCAGTGATTTGTTTCAGAGAAACTAtcatttaaacaaaagaaaatttgttAGGTAACAAAAATCTTTTCTCTTCTTGATATTTTTCATGAGAGCTAAAGAATGAGGGACTCTTGAACTCTCTCTAATTGCAGAGAAGGCTGAAATATGCATTTGGCAGACAGAGAGTAAACACCCTGCTAAGTTACTGAGCCTGGTTCTCAATAAATTACAGAATATTCCCTCCCTGACAGTGCAAATACACACAGGTAACAGCAACACTGGGGCAGGAAAAATTCCATTTGGCCAAGGACACCTCCTCCAACAGTGACCAGAAGCACTGAACATAAATTATTCCAAACATAAATACTCTTGTCTTTTGAGGCTTCTCCTAACTCCTAACACAGACCCCACACACAggggttttttctccttagaGAGAGAGATTTAAGATCTAAGAGAGATTTCCCAAGGCCAGGTTTGTTCAGTTGAGCCTCACCTTGTTTGGGAGCTGAAATGAGAGCAGCCCCATTATCAGAGGTGAAAAACACAAAGGTGTTCTCACTGatccccagctgctggaggtgcttCAGGATTTTCCCAATGCTGTCATCGATTTCCCGCACAGCATCCCCATACCTGAGGCAAAAGGAGATGCAAAACActtaaagcagcaaaaaaacaaaGGGTCAGCACAACGTTCAGTGGATTTAATTTGTACCTGTGCTGCAGAAATCCTTCTCATGCATCAGGTTTTCTGCTGCCACTGCAAACTTTTGTGTCTCTGGCCTGCAGAGAGCAGCCCCTCTGGGGTATTGAGGGTCAGGGCTTGGACAGAGAAATTCAGCCATAAAATTCACAAACAGAGGCAAACCCACCTTGTCACACACTGGGAGGCATTAACACAGCTTTCCTTATGGTTAGAAACTTTTTGAAGCAACACTCCCAGCGTCTACAGAGCTCTTTGCCTCCTCCAAACTGCATTTTTAGGAGTGCTTTTCTATTTGCTGGTCTGATTTACAGGCTTTTAAAACAGGCACTAATGATACAAAAGCCTTCTAAAAAATCATCTGTGCCACAGACAGCATTTCATTCCTCACACAACCAGCAAAGGAGCTTAGAGCCCCCCTCTTCCCCCTGGGGTCACGTGAGCTTCAGTTCAGATTAAAACCAAATAATGAAAGAACAATCCAAGCAAATAATGCATTTCAGCACACACACTTGAGGAGTGATCCATCCCCTTGGATCTACCAACCACTGCTCAGgttggctgctccagctgcaggaggtATTCAttaaaacaaccccaaaaccaacatCCCCAAAAGCAGAACTTACAGCCCTCTCTGACTTGTGCCCAGGAACTGTTTGGAGGCATAAACAGGAGCGTGGGTAGCATCAATTGCCCAGTATAAAAAAAATGGTTGCTGGCTGGCCTGCTGCTTGCTAATAAAATCCAGAGCTTCCTgtaaacagcaataaaaatgaatttatcCTCTGCTGTCgaaatttctcaaaaaaacaaataattaaaaagcatGAAGTCACCTTGGCTTAGAAGCCAGTACTAAAATAGTACCTGCAGGTAGAGCTGAGTCAAGTTGGCTTCACCTGTCTTCAGATCAATTTTGAAATCTTCATAGTATCTTAAGATAAAAGGaatcagagagggaaaaaaatcaatcctAAGGAATAAACATCacaaaaagttttttttttccccttttatggattttttttctgctgtgtaaGGAGGTGACAAACAAGACACAGTTAACACTCAGCAAATCCTcttcagtattaaaaatatgtcACCATAATTGTTCTTATGGGAGAAAGCAGTGACACAGCTTGGTCCAAATTAATGACTTCAAGTTTTGGACAGACCTGAGGGACTGGCCTTTTGCTGTAAGGGGCAAAATCCTTAAAAATCCCATGGTGATTCATCAAGAGCTGGTTGAAATGTGAATAACATTCCAGAAGTACACAACAACTTTCAGTGAGACAGAGAAATGCTGAAGCAGAACTTGGGCTGCTTTGGAAACATTATTTTAGAGGGATCTTCAGCCACCAGTAAAGCAGAGAAGGGCTGGGGAGTAACAGCAGCGAAATGAGACAACACCAGAGGGAAAAATGAATGGACAAGAAGGGCCCAGACTACAGACTGGGAGTTATGCAAACACACAAAATGTTATTCCaaacaggaagagaaggaaCAAAGAGGTCTTTCAGCACAGAATGGGAGCAGCTTCCAAGAGTGGAGTGAAAGGCTCACAGGAAGGCTTCAGGATGAGCAAACAGCTCTGGGAGGGCAGCTCCACATCCCTACACCATCCACATGACTCTTCCAGGTTGGTCATGGTGTTGGATCTTTATTAAGCACAGAATTGTGGAATCCCAGcatggtctgggttggaaggaaccctgAAGCCCCTCCAGGTCTGCAATGCCAGCAGGAAGAGCCCAGACAATGCCAGTGGCAGGCAAGGAGCTGGGTTACCTGCCAACCATCTCCCAGTCCCTGTACACGGGGATGTTGGGGCGCTCTCTGTTGTCGTAGGGCCCAAAGTGGCAGTTTGGGGACCCAAACCACTCATGAAAGCCGTGCCTCAGTGGGTGGAACTGGGGCCGGTGCCCCAAGTGCCTGGGAACAAGAGCAACAGGTCAGAGTTGCAGTTCTGCAAAGCAGCAAAACCTCAGCTCATCAGAACAGCATGCAAGAACACAGTCTCTACTTAAGAAATCAAAACTCAAAGCATTTCAATCACAAATTACTCCAGAGCAGTGTCTTGAGCTCTCTCACACTTGTTGCAAGCACAGCCATGCAGACTCACCCCAGTGCTCACttatattccattttatttactCTCCAATCAttgttttccactttttccttccactgGTGTCTTCTCCCATGCTGCCTGATGATCAGCACTGATGGACTACACTGCCCCAAACCACTGCAGAAATGTATATAATGTTTTACTTGAGGATTCTGATCTATGACAAGCCCCTTTCATCCCACTGAGCTGTAAAAACACAAGGCAGAGCTCATGAAATGCACCATTCTATCCTCATTCCCTTTATGGAGCATTCACACTGCCAAAATGGTACAAAGAGACCTGAATGGAAATGAAATTAGGTTTTTGTGTGCACATGTGGACATAAACCACGTTTAGCTACTCCTGATGACAGCTCCTCTCTAGTGTGCAGCTTGAAAATCTTCCATCCTTAACTTCCAGATGAAGCTCCTCTCTAATCTCCAGGTTTTGTACTGCAAATTCTACATTTCCTGCATTTATAGCACCCTGAAGACAGAGAATTCCCATCTTCTCTGTCTCTAAAGGGGATCTTGGTAGCTCAATGTTTATTTAATCATTCCACCTTCCCCTCACGAGCCTGGATCTGCCCCCTGTCCACTTTGTGCCATCCTCCTCTGCACCTTCTGAACAAAAAAGGCATAAAATGCATTCCCTTGGAATCAGAAAATGATCCTTGGAGTTACTCTGAGCTATTCCAAACTGAGTTATTACAGAAATAATCTTCATTTCAGCTATGATTACAGCTCGATGATGTAACTGCCACTGCAGGTCTGACCTGCAGGATTCCACCCTTTCCCCACTTGTACATGTGGGAACACAAAATTATTCTTGGCTGTTTCTACAACAGGGGAGATGGAAAAACACCTTATTCTAATAAAGCCCTGAAAGAACTTAGAGACATTGAACAATGACTGAGATCCAGACCAGTCTCTGCATCTTACAGCACAAAAAACTGAGATTTAATGAAACAAATTTCACACTGGTTGTGGGAAATACTTGACTTGCAAACTTATAATTAAACCATAGAATTTACTGTCACAGGACACCCTGGAAAGTTTTTAGAAGGGATGATGAAACAATAAGAaaattttctgctggaaaacctCTGTGAGGCCAGGGTGAGACTCCAATTTTACCTTGCATTTCTTTACACCTTTCCAGGGAGCGGGTATcactcccagccctgtccagggGAAGTTTTTTGGAAGTACAATAATGCCCTGCACATTTCTGCTTGGTCCTATTCCTGCTAACAGCTGCAGGTCCTTCCagatttgcttcttttttttttccacagaactGGCACCAATCTGCATTTGCCTTGTTTATTCCTTTTCCCTGGGTGTATGAATTTCCATTTATTAGCACTGAACTGCAGCTGATTGCACCCAGCCCACTGAGCTGATCCTTCAGAGCCTTCATTCTCCTGCTTGGATTTCTGCTGATAAATAATTCACTGTCTTAGGGTTGCATTGCTTTCTTCCCAATTCCAGCAGGTGAATCCAACCACAATTGAAACTCACCCTCCTCCAACTTACTAATGAAACTGATAAAGAAATTCCTATTACTTTCCACAGGAGTttagtttattaataaaaaccCAACATACAGCAAGAGTCAAAGATAAAAACCATGTAGGTGCTCAAGGCAAATTCCAAGAGAATATCCTGGTGTTTTCTGATTAAATAAGTGGTGTGAGGTGTGGATAAAAGCACAGAGTTGAGGAgtttataaatacaaatacacaTCCAAATAAAACCCCATCAACTCTTTGTATGAAGATCTATTAAGTACTTGTAATGTGAACACTCAAGAATTGATCCCAGCAGGGGGAAGATCCATCACACTTTCCAAAGTTGGACATTTGAGcttcaaaacagtttttttttcccctgtaattctgttttttctgctgctccttcccaacACACAGAGAGTGAAATCTCAAAACAAGAGATCTCCAAATCAATTTACCATTTGCCAATGATCTTATTGGTGTAACCAGCTTTCTTCAGGAGCTCTGGAAGCAGCAATTCGGAATCTTGGATTCCTCCTACTATATCCTGTGGTGTGTaagctgtggaaaacaaatcaaaaccatCCTTCTGACTCTTCAAAATATTACAGCAAACAGCTCATGTACTGAATCAGAAATAGCAACTAGTTTGGAGTCCCAGCAATGCCATTCCTTGGAAGTCCTTCCATGGGATAGGGAGAATAAATTGATCCAGGGAGACCAAAGGGAGATTTCCACCCACCGGTGAATGAGGGCAAATAATAAAGGGAGCTGCCACCCCAGAACGGAGGTGAGGTCCTTGAAAGGGAGATGTCCTAGAAATTCAGGTTGTaaatttgctttgtgttttctaAAATGAAGGCAGCTTTCTCCTAAATCAAACAGCCAATAAAGGTTCTTAGACTGCAAGAGCTGATATATTACAGGTTGGACCTGATGATcccaaaggtcttttccaacctaattcattctgtgattctgaaagAAATGAAGAGTCTCTCTCGGCCCCTGAGGCTCTCAGGTGTGACTTTGCTCTGGGAATCAACCCCTGGCTGCTGATTCCTGCCCAGCCACGTCCCAGCATGTGGTATTTGTCACTCTGGGACCCAAATCAGCCCAGGGATCTTCCCTGGAAGCACCACAGGCACAAGGGATGGAAAACTCCTCTAAAACTGGGTAGAAATCTGCCTGCTGAACAGCCAGATCTCCCCTCTGGGTATTAACACCCCCACCTTCACCAGACCACAACTCCCCTGCCCAGAGGAAACGATTCTCAGCCAGCAGAAACAAATGGCATCAAGCAGCCTGGTTTATCCTCTTaatttgaggagattttctGCTTGATGAGGAGGAAGCAATAAAATTCACACTTATTACCAGCACTTAACAGGGTTTGGTGACACACTGCAACATCCATGGGGAAGATCCCCTTTGTCCAAAGAGAAACTTCCTACAAGGCACAGAGGGAAAtcaggagaggaagggagatCAGGAATGAGGCTCCTACCATTCCTGGCGTGTCCATTTGTGGTGTAAAAGCCATTCCTGACCGGGAGCCGGCCCGTCAGCAGTGCTGCCCTTGCTGCAAACAacacaaacatttatttatatccATTCTCTGCTCAATATTCAGATTATTGTAGGAGGATGAGGCCAGCACACTGACTGGAGTGTGTCAGTGTCCTCTTGTCACAGCCAGCCACTAAATCACTCACAGTCTCCCATGAGTCATGGGGAGAATCAGCTCTGATGCATCATTTGAGTTATTCCAGCTGAAATTTGGCCCCTTTATTAAATTAGCCACACTGAAGAGTCATTCCTTTGAATAGTCAATGGAACAGCCCTTATATCTCAGTTATATACATATACTTATTATGTATTTAAGAGGAAATCCTAGCATAAACTGATGAGATGCTCAAGGCTAAGCTTTCGAGCTTGACTGAACAAAAATCatgaaatacaaagaaagaGCTGTCCAGCTTTGACAATAAAAGTCAAGTCCTGTCTGCAGGGAATATTTAAACAGATGTTTAACTTCAAGCATATGCAGTGCCACCACTGGATTAGCAGGATTTCAGCATATTTTAACTGCCTTTTCTGAGCAAGGACATCATCAACACACTGGTAAG
Coding sequences:
- the GALNS gene encoding N-acetylgalactosamine-6-sulfatase isoform X2 yields the protein MASAALRPLCLCWALGPLWLCWALGPAAAATNTNILLLLMDDMGWGDLGAFGEPSKETPNLDQMAAEGMLFLDFYTANPLCSPSYTPQDIVGGIQDSELLLPELLKKAGYTNKIIGKWHLGHRPQFHPLRHGFHEWFGSPNCHFGPYDNRERPNIPVYRDWEMVGRYYEDFKIDLKTGEANLTQLYLQEALDFISKQQASQQPFFLYWAIDATHAPVYASKQFLGTSQRGLYGDAVREIDDSIGKILKHLQQLGISENTFVFFTSDNGAALISAPKQGGSNGPFLCGKQTTFEGGMREPAIAWWPGHIPAGGVSHQLGSVMDLFSTSLSLANLPPPSDRQIDGIDLLPAILQGKLIDRPIFYYRGNELMAVRAGLYKAHYWTWSNSWEEHSKGIDFCPGQSVAGVTTHTQEEHTILPLLFHLGRDPGEKYPLSFASEEYQRAVERISGLVQQHKAALVPGQPQLNVCDQAVMLSLSSLPALPLRLCYHPTLRAEKLPKWMELIIVEKLWLQKWSLDFKSCSDKWIISVANWSLGTNNLGS
- the GALNS gene encoding N-acetylgalactosamine-6-sulfatase isoform X6 — its product is MASAALRPLCLCWALGPLWLCWALGPAAAATNTNILLLLMDDMGWGDLGAFGEPSKETPNLDQMAAEGMLFLDFYTANPLCSPSRAALLTGRLPVRNGFYTTNGHARNAYTPQDIVGGIQDSELLLPELLKKAGYTNKIIGKWHLGHRPQFHPLRHGFHEWFGSPNCHFGPYDNRERPNIPVYRDWEMVGRYYEDFKIDLKTGEANLTQLYLQEALDFISKQQASQQPFFLYWAIDATHAPVYASKQFLGTSQRGLYGDAVREIDDSIGKILKHLQQLGISENTFVFFTSDNGAALISAPKQGGSNGPFLCGKQTTFEGGMREPAIAWWPGHIPAGGGIDFCPGQSVAGVTTHTQEEHTILPLLFHLGRDPGEKYPLSFASEEYQRAVERISGLVQQHKAALVPGQPQLNVCDQAVMLSLSSLPALPLRLCYHPTLRAEKLPKWMELIIVEKLWLQKWSLDFKSCSDKWIISVANWSLGTNNLGS